One segment of Dolichospermum sp. DET69 DNA contains the following:
- a CDS encoding type II toxin-antitoxin system Phd/YefM family antitoxin, translating to MTQITLAELPQNLQTLLNQAQKTGEPLTIIQNGIPFAIISPIHKKSLLQTFSTLEPLDEDFADVDAGLLPLDDIEL from the coding sequence ATGACACAAATAACCCTTGCAGAACTTCCTCAAAACCTACAAACCCTACTCAACCAAGCCCAAAAAACAGGAGAACCCCTTACCATCATCCAAAATGGTATCCCCTTCGCCATTATATCCCCCATCCATAAAAAATCCCTCCTGCAAACCTTTTCCACCCTTGAACCACTGGACGAAGACTTTGCAGATGTTGACGCAGGATTATTACCCTTAGATGATATTGAATTGTAA
- a CDS encoding putative toxin-antitoxin system toxin component, PIN family: protein MSDAERQEFLDVVNKYSQFIEITSQINICRDADDNKFLDLTQDTNAEFLITGDQDLLSLKVLPEYQNKIITPREFITLD, encoded by the coding sequence ATCTCAGACGCAGAACGACAAGAATTTTTGGATGTAGTCAATAAATACAGTCAATTCATAGAAATTACATCTCAAATAAATATCTGTAGAGATGCAGATGATAACAAATTTTTAGACCTTACTCAAGATACCAATGCCGAATTTTTAATTACAGGAGATCAAGACCTTTTATCACTCAAGGTTTTGCCCGAATATCAAAACAAAATTATTACTCCTAGAGAATTTATAACTCTCGATTGA
- a CDS encoding type I restriction endonuclease subunit R — protein sequence MHTEINFENIIEKELIQYSGYEKGNVTNYDPETALFPTEIIKFIQETQPKQWQNLAKTSPNDAEKIIIDSLTKELKSRGMLDVLRNGFKCYGKTFKIAYFQPNTGMNSDTLELYQKNRLTVTRQVTIKTGRIPDILLSINGLPIATIELKNPFTEQTYQNAIHQYQNDRDPKDPLFVFKQRCLVHFAVDTEQVWMTTKLAGESTYFLPFNQGNNHGSGNSLGDNEEYRTSYLWLEVLQKDSLLDILARFLHIKIEETKITTDTGIKHQKKETLIFPRYHQLDVVRKLINHTKEYKAGHNYLIQHSAGSGKSNSIAWLAHRLANLHDHQDEKIFHSVIVITDRTVLDQQLQNTIYQFDHKAGVVQKIDENTQQLATALNDGVQIIISTIQKFPFITKAIETLAKKGKTIDINTKNKRFAIIVDEAHSSQTGETATELRKILNKEGIESAIASQLLEDEEEDISDAAKAELLTKQLTRTKQPNLSYFAFTATPKHKTLLLFDEPGENGQSPFHLYTMRQAIEENYIKDVLANYTCYERYYELVRTSEDDPNLPRRQTAKAIARFVELHPHNIAQKVEIIIEHFRNHTRHKIGGRAKAMVVTRSREHAVKYKLAFDKYIKDKGYQDIKSLVAFSGSITLDEFPDETFTEANMNGIKTSEIPEKFATEAYQVLLVANKFQTGFDQPLLHTMFVDNRLDGVQAVQTLSRLNRTTTGKDDTFVLDFVNKSEDIYKAFKPYYEETPIGENADPQQLNDLSYQLYQWQLFSQDHINQWCEIWFRPKTSLTGSEHKKLNTLLDPVVDSYLKLAETEKEEFKNQLTSFRNLYLFLSQIIPYQDSELEKLYAYGRFLLKKLPRNLQTPKVDLSGDIELKFYRLEKISAGKIDLNSGQAEPLSGSTAVGTRKPDQEVPLSQLINALNERFSTDFTLADQLFFEQITETAIANDAIKQAAQVNTKENFAPVLDQHLEDLFLERMDGNEKIFMEFMNNEEFRAMVFEKLLSNIYETIKREKL from the coding sequence ATGCACACAGAAATAAACTTTGAAAACATCATAGAAAAAGAACTCATTCAATACAGTGGCTATGAAAAAGGCAACGTCACCAACTACGACCCAGAAACCGCCCTTTTTCCCACAGAAATCATTAAATTTATCCAAGAAACTCAACCCAAACAATGGCAAAATTTAGCCAAAACCAGCCCCAATGATGCCGAAAAAATCATCATAGATAGTCTTACCAAAGAACTCAAAAGCCGGGGAATGTTAGATGTTTTGAGAAATGGTTTTAAATGCTATGGTAAAACCTTTAAAATCGCCTATTTCCAGCCTAACACCGGCATGAACTCAGATACCTTGGAACTGTACCAAAAAAATCGCCTTACTGTTACCCGTCAAGTCACCATCAAAACCGGACGTATTCCTGATATTCTCCTTAGTATCAACGGTTTACCCATTGCTACCATTGAATTAAAAAACCCCTTCACAGAACAAACTTACCAAAACGCCATCCATCAATATCAAAACGATAGAGACCCCAAAGATCCCCTATTTGTCTTTAAACAACGGTGCTTAGTCCATTTCGCAGTAGATACAGAACAAGTCTGGATGACCACCAAATTAGCTGGAGAAAGTACCTATTTTTTACCATTTAATCAGGGAAATAATCACGGTTCTGGTAATTCATTAGGAGACAATGAAGAATATCGCACCAGTTATTTGTGGTTAGAAGTATTACAAAAAGATAGCCTTTTAGACATCTTAGCCAGATTCCTACACATCAAAATTGAAGAAACCAAAATTACCACCGACACAGGTATTAAACATCAGAAAAAAGAAACCCTAATTTTCCCCCGTTATCATCAACTTGATGTGGTGCGAAAACTAATAAATCATACTAAAGAATATAAAGCCGGACATAATTATTTAATTCAACATTCCGCCGGTTCAGGAAAATCTAACTCTATTGCTTGGTTAGCACATCGGTTAGCAAATCTCCATGATCACCAAGATGAAAAAATATTTCATAGCGTTATTGTGATCACAGACCGCACTGTATTAGATCAACAATTACAAAATACTATTTATCAATTTGACCATAAAGCCGGAGTCGTGCAAAAAATTGATGAAAATACCCAACAATTAGCCACAGCTTTAAATGATGGTGTCCAAATTATTATTTCTACTATTCAAAAATTCCCTTTTATTACTAAAGCTATCGAGACTTTAGCTAAAAAAGGTAAAACCATAGATATTAATACTAAAAATAAACGTTTTGCTATTATTGTTGATGAGGCACATAGTTCACAAACGGGAGAAACCGCCACAGAATTGCGGAAGATTCTCAATAAAGAAGGTATTGAATCTGCGATCGCTTCCCAACTTTTAGAAGATGAAGAAGAGGATATAAGTGATGCAGCTAAAGCAGAATTATTAACAAAACAATTGACCCGTACAAAACAACCAAACTTGAGTTATTTCGCTTTTACCGCTACTCCCAAACATAAAACCCTCCTCCTATTTGATGAACCTGGAGAAAATGGTCAATCTCCTTTTCATCTTTACACCATGCGTCAAGCTATTGAAGAAAATTATATTAAAGATGTTTTGGCAAATTACACCTGCTATGAACGATATTATGAACTTGTTCGCACCTCAGAAGATGACCCAAATTTACCCCGTCGTCAAACAGCCAAAGCGATCGCTAGATTTGTAGAACTCCATCCCCACAACATCGCCCAAAAGGTAGAAATTATTATTGAACATTTTCGCAACCATACCCGCCATAAAATCGGCGGTAGAGCTAAAGCAATGGTTGTTACTCGTAGTCGTGAACACGCTGTAAAATATAAACTTGCTTTTGATAAATACATCAAAGACAAAGGTTATCAAGATATAAAATCTCTAGTAGCTTTTTCTGGTTCAATTACCCTTGATGAATTTCCTGATGAAACATTTACAGAAGCCAATATGAACGGCATCAAAACATCAGAAATTCCCGAAAAATTTGCCACAGAAGCCTATCAAGTCCTATTAGTTGCTAACAAATTTCAAACCGGATTTGACCAACCATTATTACATACAATGTTTGTAGACAACAGACTGGATGGAGTCCAAGCCGTGCAAACCTTATCCCGACTCAACCGCACCACCACAGGGAAAGATGACACCTTTGTCCTCGATTTTGTCAATAAATCAGAGGACATTTACAAAGCCTTTAAACCCTACTATGAAGAAACTCCCATTGGCGAAAATGCCGACCCACAACAGTTAAATGATTTATCCTATCAACTTTATCAATGGCAACTTTTTAGCCAGGATCATATTAACCAATGGTGTGAAATTTGGTTTCGTCCCAAAACTTCTTTAACTGGTAGTGAACACAAAAAATTAAATACTTTATTAGATCCTGTAGTTGATAGTTATTTGAAACTAGCAGAAACAGAAAAAGAAGAATTTAAAAACCAACTTACCAGCTTCCGTAATTTGTATTTATTTCTGTCCCAAATTATTCCTTATCAAGATTCAGAACTAGAAAAACTTTATGCTTATGGACGTTTTTTACTGAAAAAATTACCCCGCAATCTGCAAACACCAAAAGTAGATTTATCTGGAGATATAGAACTAAAATTTTATCGTTTAGAAAAAATCAGTGCCGGGAAAATTGATTTAAACTCAGGACAAGCAGAACCATTATCAGGATCTACCGCAGTGGGAACTCGCAAGCCTGATCAAGAAGTACCCCTATCTCAACTGATTAATGCTCTCAATGAAAGGTTTAGTACAGATTTTACCTTAGCAGATCAACTATTTTTTGAACAAATCACTGAAACAGCGATCGCTAATGATGCCATCAAACAAGCAGCCCAGGTAAACACAAAAGAAAACTTTGCCCCTGTTCTAGATCAACATCTGGAAGACCTCTTTCTTGAACGCATGGATGGCAACGAAAAAATATTTATGGAATTCATGAATAACGAAGAATTTAGAGCAATGGTATTTGAAAAATTATTATCTAATATTTATGAAACTATTAAAAGGGAAAAGTTGTGA